The following coding sequences are from one Panicum hallii strain FIL2 chromosome 5, PHallii_v3.1, whole genome shotgun sequence window:
- the LOC112893796 gene encoding protein SODIUM POTASSIUM ROOT DEFECTIVE 1-like translates to MASLLRWKDKYVKEGLSCSSSASTSVVVASGRAIDRHSPRLRDPHRRLPPSLPRPPGSPYYNSAASTTKDSSSSLKQHKQLHHHHDDGKDKRKKKSSAEGAAAGGGGSSTPSEHKKNKKKQAVAQLQQVSPASSSRFLLNSSRLMMQSDDDITVVDSMPPLPSSLRPAFIEDEITVADSLPPLPSPRPAFIDEDMFPGRGDGTSRPFVPAWPQLEAPPVELFAEASAGASSSSSSLSSSDTRARAAAGDKTAMMRSCSTRTGQHQVVVLRVSLHCKGCAGKVKKHISKMEGVSSFDIDIATKKVTVVGDVTPLGVLNSISKVKSAQFWPDHSLSSLSTPPRASASF, encoded by the exons ATGGCTTCCTTGCTGCGGTGGAAGGACAAGTACGTGAAGGAGGGCctctcctgctcctcctcggcctCCACCTCCGTCGTCGTCGCCTCCGGTCGCGCCATCGACCGCCACTCCCCGCGCCTCCGGGATCCTCACCGGCGCCTCCCGCCGTCGCTGCCCAGGCCACCCGGCTCTCCTTATTACAATAGTGCTGCCAGTACTACCAAAGATTCGTCCTCCTCACTTAAGCAGCACAAGCAGCTTCACCACCACCATGACGACGGCAAAGacaaaaggaagaagaagagtagTGCAGAAGGAGCTGCCGCGGGTGGTGGCGGCTCGTCGACGCCGTCGGAGCACAAGAAAAACAAGAAGAAGCAGGCGGTGGCGCAGCTGCAGCAGGTGAGCCCCGCGAGCTCCTCCAGGTTCCTGCTCAACTCGTCCAGGCTGATGATGCAGTCCGACGACGACATCACCGTCGTGGACTCCATGCCACCGCTTCCGTCGTCTCTGCGGCCAGCGTTCATCGAAGACGAAATTACCGTCGCTGACTCCTTGCCGCCGCTCCCATCCCCGCGGCCGGCGTTCATCGACGAGGACATGTTCCCCGGCCGCGGCGATGGCACGTCGCGGCCTTTTGTTCCGGCATGGCCGCAACTCGAGGCGCCGCCCGTGGAATTATTCGCAGAGGCTTCTGCGGGTGcgtcatcttcctcctcttccctGTCGTCTTCAGACACACGAgcccgtgccgccgccggcgacaagACTGCCATGATGAGATCATGCTCCACGAGAACTGGCCAGCACCAG GTGGTGGTGCTGAGGGTATCTCTGCACTGCAAGGGGTGCGCTGGCAAGGTGAAGAAGCACATCTCCAAGATGGAAGGCGTTAGTTCTTTCGACATCGATATCGCGACGAAGAAGGTGACGGTGGTGGGAGACGTGACGCCGCTGGGCGTGCTCAACAGCATCTCCAAGGTCAAGAGCGCCCAGTTCTGGCCAGACCATTCTTTGTCGTCTCTGTCCACTCCGCCGCGTGCCTCCGCCTCCTTCTGA